A window of Deinococcus radiotolerans contains these coding sequences:
- a CDS encoding DinB family protein has translation MTVPNADLRATYAWARVGRERLLTWLESLPGGVYTLERPDFAFGSLRNVQVHVADCYRVWLAARGLGETVVRLDPGALPDVAALRAVYADVDALVDRALNAFTQPDEPRRVPFGDRELEVTGRWLFMHPLTHEFHHKGQLLTMGRVLGFPYPAGPDTDLGLPEEAAAWLSS, from the coding sequence ATGACCGTACCGAATGCCGATCTGCGCGCCACGTACGCCTGGGCCCGCGTGGGCCGCGAGCGCCTGCTGACGTGGCTGGAATCCCTGCCCGGGGGCGTGTACACCCTGGAACGTCCGGACTTCGCGTTCGGCAGCCTGCGGAACGTGCAGGTGCACGTCGCGGACTGCTACCGCGTGTGGCTTGCGGCGCGTGGTCTGGGCGAGACCGTCGTGCGGCTCGACCCGGGCGCGTTGCCGGACGTGGCGGCCCTGCGTGCCGTCTACGCGGACGTGGACGCCCTGGTGGACCGGGCGCTGAACGCCTTCACGCAGCCGGACGAGCCGCGCCGCGTGCCCTTCGGGGACCGGGAGCTGGAGGTCACGGGCCGCTGGCTTTTCATGCATCCCCTGACGCACGAGTTCCATCACAAGGGCCAGCTCCTGACGATGGGGCGCGTGCTGGGCTTCCCGTACCCGGCGGGGCCGGACACGGACCTGGGCCTGCCGGAGGAAGCGGCGGCGTGGCTGAGTTCTTGA
- a CDS encoding NUDIX domain-containing protein: MTHPNWAALTEDDTQPWETLDSRQLVSGFRTVFEDRVRLPSGVETTYQYRPRGPRAVFVLPVTPQGEAVMIRQYRYPLRATVTEVVAGGVERGEELLGAAQRELLEEVGGAAAEWVALPGFYPQPSISGVIFYPFLALGVTLGDMHHEDTETIERVTLPLAEAYRRLDAGEILDGPSSLTLWHARAVLAGRGLL, encoded by the coding sequence ATGACTCACCCGAACTGGGCGGCGCTGACCGAGGACGACACGCAGCCGTGGGAGACCCTGGATTCACGTCAGCTTGTGTCGGGGTTCCGCACCGTGTTCGAGGACCGCGTGCGCCTGCCCAGCGGTGTGGAGACCACCTACCAGTACCGCCCGCGCGGGCCGCGCGCGGTGTTCGTGCTGCCTGTCACCCCGCAGGGTGAGGCGGTGATGATCCGCCAGTACCGGTACCCGCTGCGCGCCACCGTCACCGAGGTTGTCGCGGGCGGCGTGGAACGCGGCGAGGAGCTGCTCGGGGCGGCCCAGCGGGAACTGCTGGAGGAGGTGGGCGGCGCGGCCGCCGAGTGGGTGGCGCTGCCCGGGTTCTACCCGCAGCCGAGCATCAGCGGCGTGATCTTCTACCCGTTCCTGGCGCTGGGCGTCACGCTGGGTGACATGCACCACGAGGACACCGAGACCATCGAGCGCGTGACCTTGCCCCTGGCCGAGGCGTACCGCCGCCTGGATGCCGGGGAGATCCTGGATGGCCCCAGCAGCCTGACCCTGTGGCACGCGCGCGCCGTGCTGGCCGGGCGGGGCCTCCTCTGA
- a CDS encoding IMPACT family protein, with protein MAVPDLPAPFTTLAGPHRFDAVIENSEFLAFADRADTPGDALAQLAALRARYPVATHHCWAYRIGAAYRFGDDGEPGGTAGAPILRAIEGQGVDHVMVIVVRFYGGVKLGTGGLVRAYGGSAAECLRTAARLQVRPRRTVRVAVPFDAVGGLYHLLGTWDVTRGEEAYTAGGVELDVHLYPEDTDAFAAALRDATRGAAVTDLD; from the coding sequence GTGGCTGTCCCGGATCTGCCCGCGCCATTCACGACCCTGGCCGGACCGCACCGGTTTGACGCGGTCATCGAGAACAGCGAGTTCTTGGCCTTCGCGGACCGCGCCGACACGCCCGGCGATGCCCTGGCGCAGCTGGCGGCACTCCGGGCGCGCTACCCGGTCGCCACGCATCACTGCTGGGCGTACCGCATTGGGGCGGCGTACCGCTTTGGTGATGACGGCGAGCCGGGCGGCACGGCCGGCGCCCCGATCCTGCGGGCCATCGAGGGCCAGGGTGTGGATCACGTGATGGTCATCGTCGTCCGCTTCTACGGCGGCGTGAAACTGGGCACCGGCGGGCTGGTCCGCGCGTACGGGGGCAGCGCCGCCGAGTGCCTGCGCACCGCCGCGCGTCTCCAGGTCCGCCCGCGCCGCACCGTCCGCGTCGCCGTGCCGTTCGACGCGGTCGGCGGGCTGTACCACTTGCTGGGCACCTGGGACGTCACGCGCGGCGAGGAGGCGTACACGGCGGGCGGCGTGGAACTCGACGTGCACCTGTACCCCGAGGACACGGACGCCTTCGCGGCGGCCCTGCGGGACGCGACGCGTGGCGCGGCGGTGACCGACCTTGACTGA